GAcaatataactaatttttttaatttatgactgactattttttatttaatattttattatgattacaCAAGTTTTACTTAGCATCaacatttttcatcaaattctaaaGGAAGAAGTATAGTAATAAACAGAGAATTCTCGAAAGGGGTTTAAGTgtgatttttagtttttttttaaaaaataatttaatatttaaaaaaatctaaatataattaattcaatatatatatatatatatatatatattgcttcaAGGGAAGACCACGGTTTCCGGTCAACAGATTTACTTGAGGAAACTGTTGAGAAATTGCCTCCAAGTCGATAAAGTTGACCACCATAATatctgaattttctattttaagaCCATGTCTTGGTCCAAGTCCTAGTCCTAGTTCTAGTTCTAGATCATAGTACCATTCTTGGAGAAACCCcttgtataaataaatgaggTTCTTATTCATTTGCTTAAGACAAACTCTCTTATGTTATAGATCATATATAGTACACTAGTTTCTAGGTGTTCTAATTTAAGCTGTAGAAATGGTTGATAGTCCCATAAAATTCTTGACACTTCTTGCGCTCGTTTGTTGTATTGTTGTTCCGCTGGTCGAAGCAAGAGTCCGGCTGTACAAATGGGAGGTGAAGTATGAGTTCAAGTCCCCGGACTGCTACAAGAAACTTGTTATTACTATCAACGGCAGAACACCCGGTCCAAGCATCGTTGCGCAACAGGGGGACACCATCGTCGTGGAGCTCAAGAACAGCTTGCTCACTGAAAATGTTGCTATCCACTGGCATGGGATTAGACAGGTTTGATCATTGAATGCCTTTCTTGTactttattttcactttacTCCATCCGATGATTGATAGTTTGGTGCACGTAGATACGGTGTTAAACAATGTTTGCTTCTTGCAGATTGGAACACCTTGGATGGATGGAACAGAAGGGGTGACTCAGTGCCCAATTCTGCCTGGTGAAACTTTTGTGTACAGATTTGTAGTGGACAGAGTAAGTCTTAACACCCTGTCCACCCTCTCTCCTTTTCTTGGTTCACTAAGTACTAACCatgtttcttgattcttgcAGCCTGGGACATATTTGTATCATGCACATTATGGTATGCAAAGAGAAGCTGGTTNNNNNNNNNNNNNNNNNNNNNNNNNNNNNNNNNNNNNNNNNNNNNNNNNNNNNNNNNNNNNNNNNNNNNNNNNNNNNNNNNNNNNNNNNNNNNNNNNNNNNNNNNNNNNNNNNNNNNNNNNNNNNNNNNNNNNNNNNNNNNNNNNNNNNNNNNNNNNNNNNNNNNNNNNNNNNNNNNNNNNNNNNNCCTGATGGAGAAACAGAGCCGTTCTCATATGACTACGACAGAAGCATAATCCTCAACGATTGGTACCATAACAGCACGTATGAACAAGCTGCCGGCCTCTCCTCAATTCCCTTCGTGTGGGTTGGAGAACCTCAGGTACTTGTAAATTTCACTACTAGTACCTATTTATACTGCATCCAACGTTAATTAACAACTGATAAAGAAAATCCTTATAAGTCTTCGTTTGAGGTATTAATGGTTCTTTTCTCTTACATTTTTCAGTCGATTTTGATACATGGGAGAGGGAGATTTAATTGTAATACACCGGGGATCGAGGCTGGGTTATGCAATGCAACAAGCCCAGAATGTGTACCTTATGCATTAACAGTTGTACCAGGCAAGACGTACCGTCTTCGGATTGGAAGCTTGACCGCTCTATCAGCGCTGAGCTTTGAGATTGAAGGCCATAACATGACAGTGGTTGAAACTGATGGTCACTATGTGGAGCCATTTGTGGTGAAAAATCTCTTCATTTACTCTGGAGAGACTTACTCTGTTCTAATCAAGGCCGATCAAGATCCTTCAAGAAACTATTGGGCTAGCGCTAAAGTTGTTAGCCGAAATAGTACAACCCCTAATGGCCTAGCCATCTTCAATTACTACCCTAATCACCCTAGAAGAAACCCTCCGACGCCTCCTCCAGTTG
Above is a genomic segment from Sesamum indicum cultivar Zhongzhi No. 13 linkage group LG13, S_indicum_v1.0, whole genome shotgun sequence containing:
- the LOC105176483 gene encoding L-ascorbate oxidase (The sequence of the model RefSeq protein was modified relative to this genomic sequence to represent the inferred CDS: added 26 bases not found in genome assembly) — protein: MVDSPIKFLTLLALVCCIVVPLVEARVRLYKWEVKYEFKSPDCYKKLVITINGRTPGPSIVAQQGDTIVVELKNSLLTENVAIHWHGIRQIGTPWMDGTEGVTQCPILPGETFVYRFVVDRPGTYLYHAHYGMQREAGLYGSIRVGLPDGETEPFSYDYDRSIILNDWYHNSTYEQAAGLSSIPFVWVGEPQSILIHGRGRFNCNTPGIEAGLCNATSPECVPYALTVVPGKTYRLRIGSLTALSALSFEIEGHNMTVVETDGHYVEPFVVKNLFIYSGETYSVLIKADQDPSRNYWASAKVVSRNSTTPNGLAIFNYYPNHPRRNPPTPPPVGPRWDDVGPRLSQSLAIKAHHGYIHPPPQTSDRVIVMLNTQNRVNGNVRWSVNNVSFNLPHTPYLIAYKHNLLHAFEQTPPPDGYDYANYDIFSVAKNVNATTSNGVYRLRFNTTVDIILQNANTMNPNNSETHPWHLHGHDFWVVGHGTGKFDKFNDPKKYNLVDPIMKNTVAVHPYGWTALRFRADNPGVWAFHCHIESHFYMGMGVVFEEGVERVGKLPTSIMGCGDSKGYHRP